A single region of the Stenotrophomonas sp. Marseille-Q4652 genome encodes:
- a CDS encoding Gfo/Idh/MocA family oxidoreductase has product MRKLKFVVVGPGLIGKQHIRLIKEDPDCELVAIVAPDHAPNHQVANDNNVPLFYDLALCMDRVPLDGVIVSSPNIFHGEQARLCIEAGIPVLIEKPIAASVREGAKLAELTAMHGTPVLVGHHRTYSPVLARARAIVQSGQLGRVVSVMGSAQFYKPSSYFAAGPWRTQLGGGPILINLIHEVGNLRSLCGEIKAVQALSSSAVRGFAVEDTVAINLMFENGALGTFILSDTAACARSWEQTSQENPVYPTYPDEDCYFIAGTQGSLSVPTFRMKRYRDGIEPSWLEPFDEEVLEVSREEPLACQLQHFVEVIRGTATPLVSAIDGLRNLEITEAIARSAAERTLVYT; this is encoded by the coding sequence ATGAGGAAGCTCAAGTTCGTTGTGGTCGGGCCTGGCCTAATCGGCAAGCAGCACATCCGCCTGATCAAGGAAGACCCGGACTGCGAACTGGTTGCGATCGTTGCTCCCGACCATGCTCCAAACCACCAAGTCGCAAACGACAACAATGTGCCGTTGTTTTACGATCTCGCGCTATGCATGGATCGTGTTCCGCTCGACGGTGTCATTGTCTCCTCGCCGAACATTTTCCACGGAGAGCAGGCAAGACTCTGCATTGAAGCCGGGATTCCCGTCCTTATCGAAAAGCCCATCGCGGCTTCGGTACGCGAAGGAGCAAAGCTGGCCGAGTTGACCGCCATGCATGGAACACCGGTACTGGTTGGGCACCACCGGACATACAGCCCTGTCCTTGCGAGAGCGAGGGCTATCGTCCAGTCCGGACAGCTCGGCCGCGTGGTTTCGGTGATGGGCAGCGCACAGTTCTACAAGCCATCGAGCTACTTTGCTGCTGGCCCATGGCGCACCCAGCTCGGTGGCGGCCCCATCCTCATCAACCTGATCCATGAGGTCGGCAACCTGCGTAGCCTGTGCGGGGAGATCAAGGCGGTGCAGGCGCTCTCGTCCTCCGCAGTACGAGGCTTTGCCGTTGAAGACACCGTGGCAATCAACCTCATGTTCGAGAACGGCGCGTTGGGCACGTTCATCCTCTCTGACACGGCCGCCTGCGCCCGGAGCTGGGAACAGACCTCACAGGAAAACCCTGTTTACCCAACGTATCCCGACGAGGACTGCTATTTCATCGCTGGGACACAAGGGTCCCTCTCCGTGCCCACCTTCCGGATGAAGCGCTACCGCGATGGCATTGAACCATCCTGGCTGGAGCCATTCGACGAGGAGGTCCTTGAGGTGTCGCGAGAGGAGCCCTTGGCCTGCCAGTTGCAACATTTTGTCGAAGTAATCCGCGGCACCGCCACTCCCTTGGTCTCCGCCATCGATGGCCTGCGCAACCTGGAGATCACCGAAGCCATCGCACGGTCTGCGGCCGAGCGGACCCTGGTCTACACCTGA
- a CDS encoding DegT/DnrJ/EryC1/StrS family aminotransferase: MKKIRSPQDLAVNGASPAFAEPLHVGRPNIGNRDGFLRRVETILDNQWLTNNGPMVQEFEQRIAAHLGVKHCIAMCNGTIALEIAIRALGLEGEVIVPSWTFVATAHALYWQGITPAFADIDPATHNIDPAAVRRMITPRTTGIIGVHLWGRAAPVDELQAIADQHGLKLMFDAAHAFGSSYKGQSIGSFGACEVFSFHATKAFNTMEGGAVTTNDDELAEAMRLMRNFGFKGYDNVIHPGTNGKMIEVCAAMGLTNLDGLDVVLDTNSRNYREYRRALAGIPGITLLDYDPVERNSHHYVVLEIGDTFPVDRDAIIAVLHAENILARKYFWPGCHGMQPYRDLFPHAGLLLPNTESVASRIVVLPNGHLAEGAIALTADILHVLATGETGRPNALETRAMT, translated from the coding sequence ATGAAGAAGATCCGTAGTCCGCAGGACCTTGCCGTGAATGGAGCGTCCCCGGCCTTCGCCGAGCCGCTGCACGTCGGTCGCCCCAACATCGGCAACCGCGACGGATTCCTCCGGCGCGTGGAGACCATCCTCGACAACCAGTGGTTGACCAACAACGGCCCCATGGTGCAGGAGTTCGAACAGCGCATCGCCGCGCATCTAGGCGTCAAGCACTGTATCGCCATGTGCAATGGCACCATCGCGTTGGAAATCGCCATCCGGGCGCTGGGCCTGGAGGGTGAGGTCATCGTGCCTTCGTGGACCTTCGTGGCTACCGCGCATGCGCTCTACTGGCAGGGGATCACTCCCGCCTTCGCTGACATCGACCCAGCCACCCACAACATTGATCCCGCCGCAGTCCGCCGGATGATCACCCCGCGCACCACCGGGATCATCGGCGTGCACCTGTGGGGACGGGCGGCCCCGGTGGACGAACTGCAGGCCATTGCCGACCAGCATGGACTCAAGCTGATGTTCGATGCGGCCCATGCGTTCGGCAGCAGTTACAAGGGCCAGAGCATCGGCAGTTTTGGTGCGTGCGAGGTCTTTAGCTTCCACGCCACCAAGGCTTTCAACACCATGGAAGGTGGCGCTGTCACCACCAACGACGACGAGTTGGCCGAGGCCATGCGTCTGATGCGCAACTTCGGCTTCAAGGGCTACGACAACGTCATCCACCCGGGCACCAACGGCAAGATGATCGAGGTCTGCGCGGCGATGGGCCTGACCAATCTGGATGGACTGGACGTCGTGCTCGACACGAACAGCCGCAACTACCGGGAATACCGCCGTGCGCTCGCGGGGATCCCCGGCATCACCCTGCTCGACTACGACCCGGTCGAGCGCAACAGCCACCACTACGTGGTCCTGGAGATCGGCGACACGTTCCCGGTGGACCGCGACGCGATCATCGCCGTGCTGCACGCGGAGAACATCCTCGCCCGCAAGTACTTCTGGCCCGGCTGCCACGGGATGCAGCCCTATCGGGACCTATTCCCGCATGCGGGCCTTTTGCTTCCCAATACCGAATCGGTAGCTTCCAGGATCGTTGTCCTTCCCAACGGGCATCTGGCCGAAGGCGCCATTGCCCTGACAGCCGACATTCTCCATGTCCTTGCGACTGGCGAAACTGGTCGACCCAACGCTCTCGAAACCCGGGCAATGACATGA
- a CDS encoding glycosyltransferase family 2 protein: protein MSRLSIILPAKNEAEGLRKTLPALRGQFPDAELIVVDDGSTDETAVVAADHGARVLRSPYSMGNGAAIKRGARAASGDILVFMDADGQHDPACIPLLLEKLDEGYDMVVGARDGSGQANFHRGLANGFYNWLATRMTGHEIKDLTSGFRAARADRFREFLHLLPNGFSYPTTSTMAFFRSAYPVAYVPIPVARRVGNGSHIRPIKDGIRFLLIIFKIATLFSPLKLFAPIAAAFFAIGLGYYGYTFATMHRLTNMSTLLFSASVIIFLIGLISEQITNLTYRRDA from the coding sequence TTGAGTCGTCTAAGCATCATCCTGCCTGCCAAGAACGAGGCCGAAGGCCTGCGCAAGACCCTGCCGGCCCTGCGCGGCCAGTTCCCCGACGCGGAACTGATCGTGGTCGACGACGGCTCTACCGATGAAACCGCTGTGGTTGCCGCCGATCATGGCGCCCGGGTACTGCGCAGTCCCTACTCGATGGGCAACGGCGCGGCGATCAAGCGCGGCGCCCGAGCAGCCAGTGGAGACATCCTGGTGTTCATGGACGCGGACGGCCAGCACGACCCGGCCTGCATCCCGTTGCTGCTGGAAAAGCTCGACGAGGGCTACGACATGGTGGTCGGGGCCCGCGACGGCAGCGGCCAGGCCAACTTCCACCGCGGCCTGGCCAACGGTTTCTACAACTGGCTGGCCACGCGCATGACCGGCCATGAGATCAAGGACCTCACCTCGGGCTTCCGCGCGGCGCGGGCGGACCGGTTCCGCGAGTTCCTGCACCTGCTCCCCAATGGCTTCAGCTACCCGACCACCAGCACCATGGCCTTCTTCCGCAGCGCCTATCCGGTGGCCTACGTGCCGATACCGGTGGCCAGGCGGGTGGGCAACGGCAGCCACATCCGTCCGATCAAGGACGGCATCCGCTTCCTGCTGATCATCTTCAAGATCGCCACCCTGTTCTCGCCGCTGAAGCTGTTCGCCCCCATCGCCGCAGCATTCTTCGCCATTGGCCTGGGCTATTACGGCTACACCTTCGCCACCATGCACCGGCTCACCAACATGAGCACCCTGCTGTTCAGTGCGTCGGTCATCATCTTCCTGATCGGGCTGATCTCCGAGCAGATCACCAACCTGACATACCGGCGCGATGCGTGA